The Ignavibacteria bacterium genome contains the following window.
ATGATGACGCTTTTTGTTTTTGGTTTCAGAAAAAAAATGGAAAACACTGATCAAAAGCTATTCAGAAAATTTTTAATTGATTTTTACCACAAACTTGAATATGTAATTATATTTTCAATAGTTTTTATTTGGTCAGGGATTTTAATTAACTTTCTAATCTCGGCGAGTAATCCTTTGAAATCGAAATTATATTTACTTTACATATTCCTCACGAGTCTTTTGACTATAATCTCGTTAACAAAGATTTATCTTTTAGAAAAATCAATCATCAGAACTGAAAAAAATATTAAGCTTTATCCTAAACCAGAAATGATTCAATTTCTTGAGCAGAGGATAGAGACTTATATTTCAGGTTATTATTATCTCTCTTTGATAAGTTTACTTATCGCTTTTACTATAATTCTCTTAAATCAATTTTGAGGTGAAAAATGTTAAAAGAAGGTTCAAAAGCACCAGCTTTTACATTGCCAAATCAGGATGGGAAAAAAATATCATTAAAAGATTTTCTTGGTAAAAAAGTTGTCTTATACTTTTATCCTAAGGATATGACATCTGGCTGCACAAAAGAGGCATGTGATTTTAGAGATCATATCAAACTTTTCCATAATAAAGATGTAGTTGTTCTTGGTGTAAGCCCAGATTCCGTTCAATCCCATAAAAAATTTCAAGAGAAATATAACTTGCCATTTGATCTTTTAAGTGATGAAACAAAGAAAGTTCTTGAGAAATACGGTGTCTGGAAAGAAAAAAGTATGTATGGCAAAAAGTATTTCGGCGTTGAACGAACCACTTTTATTATTGATGAAAAAGGAAAAATTAAAAAGATATTTCCACGAGTTAAAGTAGACGGACACATTAAAGAAGTCTTAGAAGCATTGGAAAATTAAATGGTTGAAAAGACACATTTAGATAAAGAAAAATTAAAACAACTTGCTAATTCAAGAACGCTTAAAAACCTTTTTGAAGGATTTGCATTAGAAAGTCAGGCAAATCGCCGTTATCTTTACTTTGCGCAAAAAGCAAAAGATGAAGGTTTTGAAGAAATTGCTAATGTGTTTCTTGAGACAGCAGAAGGAGAGGGCGGTCACGCTTTTGGGCATATAGAATTTCTTGAACCAATTGCCGATCCATTAACGGGCAAAGAGCTCGGTGATACTGAAACCAATTTAAAAGTAGCAATTGAAGGCGAGACCTTTGAATTCAGTGAACTTTATCCTGGCTTTGCCAGAGTTGCCCGAGAGGAAGGATTTGATGAAATAGCTGAATGGTTCGAATTTCTCGCAAGAGCTGAAAAGTCTCATGCTGGAAGATTACAGAAAGCTCTCGAATTATTATTGGATTTAAAAAAGAAAAAATAAATACTTCCTCTCAAGTCATACCAGAACTTTATGAGGTTTTAATTGAAGAAAATTGAACTTAAAGATATTATACCTTATCACGAATATCTAAAAGTAAGAAAAGAGTTTTTACAGAATATTATTAAGCTAAAGAAGAATCGTCGAATCCAAGTTGGTGAAAACATTACCTTTGTTTTTGAAAACAGAGAAACTGTTTTGTATCA
Protein-coding sequences here:
- the bcp gene encoding thioredoxin-dependent thiol peroxidase, with protein sequence MLKEGSKAPAFTLPNQDGKKISLKDFLGKKVVLYFYPKDMTSGCTKEACDFRDHIKLFHNKDVVVLGVSPDSVQSHKKFQEKYNLPFDLLSDETKKVLEKYGVWKEKSMYGKKYFGVERTTFIIDEKGKIKKIFPRVKVDGHIKEVLEALEN
- a CDS encoding rubrerythrin: MVEKTHLDKEKLKQLANSRTLKNLFEGFALESQANRRYLYFAQKAKDEGFEEIANVFLETAEGEGGHAFGHIEFLEPIADPLTGKELGDTETNLKVAIEGETFEFSELYPGFARVAREEGFDEIAEWFEFLARAEKSHAGRLQKALELLLDLKKKK